From Penaeus vannamei isolate JL-2024 chromosome 37, ASM4276789v1, whole genome shotgun sequence, one genomic window encodes:
- the LOC113821102 gene encoding signal-induced proliferation-associated 1-like protein 1 isoform X3: MEKVQVMSVGPAACVGRGSVGPPQTLRGGPLPTQDQSAEYMRPRDRKGSKANSALTSQTTNVINNNVEVNGLVNGGITNSNNNNNNNSNVSDRGNARKKSTDAKNREQGTMGFVSERVRALSVSNRPKTSSSHRFGPPDLRASYNERLRSGPTSLQPPGRGGGSGRPGQEVGGGFVYMRGTGGLYRSNSSLELDHDAEEQPPASPLRREYGSHGSINVAAAPPETLFNILRDLQPAGRIEPPSASADNVAGAGEAEATSPKVRSKFQKLWDKDKSSIFKKLRSSKSTEGKADSKSDVNSESSVPSSSSKSSKTGEANGETDSRGEESVAAVPARRSAFAHYDCRSLAAHLTSVHMRSSLTERANTTTGASAAAMAGSGGSQHDSTEDLRPDESDPGDGRSNHLVNSCPFFRNELGGESERVVSLSRDWGCGTRSGSSTDPPVLYRSVAATTIGLLEPSMGQSHWRTTLCPYVRSPYTIEAVDQGAGYYRSYFCGQEHQNWLGVDDSLGPVAVSIRREKVEDATDSAHSLPTYQYRIIVRTSELFSCQGTVLEESLGRPGGEKGRGPGVREVLEYVCPQLSVGCLRLGHATSQTEEALLRLDELGVHKKFKIGVLYCRAGQTTEEEMYNNETAGPAFSEFLETLGQRVRLKDFDKYRGGLDKKTDSTGLYSVYTQYRDLEVMFHVSTLLPFTPNNRKQLLRKRHIGNDIVTIIFQEPGAPPFSPKHIRSHFQHVFIVVQAVNPCSENTQYSVTVSRFRDVPMFGPMMTEGATFPKSKTFAEFLIAKAINGEIAALRSEKFAAMATRTRLEYLKDLALNHTSSTTLDTSTKFSLMGFSRGGKKDKRAIKYISDASLRGALSWPLSVKDNALQQNVDCVLGISVDSLVVLEESSASVIFAAPCKTVIGWTIKPLQGLRIFYHQGECLQIYLRQGTPETDAEEIIAEIVARLSAVTGGAETQELVLRRNSAGLLGFNVQQDGVITEVETYGLASQSGLRQGARIVEICTVALSTLSQEQMVDLLKTSMTVTVCIVPPHLDGTPRRGCNVPTCGFLLGGSEGDYENLNTPEELSRKHLKSRHNHTSSSGYGTGSSSRSFTVDQRSGHDYHDQARLQQSDYHGERQDYQNNSNNNSNTSNNNSSSSNNNNNLNSDYDRTGDYDRTPDYMGTLSSTSSGHSSDRWTEPFEEPQDSPPPLPARSTQGAKRRGDLFHSSFHNRGMPASAPHSSSPSSSSSHPNYASPPSHPSYPPSGTPSAGYAPSLGQSSLTPTPMLTSSPSPTSHSHNSVGIYVTPYHSSHLKPELGMGDSANYAVPPPHPRPLHVSHEEAAHFPGSGDYDNAPLKPVESQRVRQSAETSASVTLQSSTVSQGQVNEYIAWRNERLNSNVRSSSLPGYPARIPGQDENNSSTERLHPTRSEDELSGSSGSPHTRRRMKGGNTTPSSTSSRNQSPRTVTTEARLRQAATPRKSSQRNSANLGSSSLQEELFRLINPDYISDTESLASREGAERPRAFSVSLGTASTAGHNAQGSRSNNSSLDRVSVKSGGGSVNGERASPGQSLSGNPSNPTIHTQGPSPPQPPGVNYRGFPMSQSMPQHLSSAAPTPTHGQISPDPNHNVPSRTEVAEVVVLTARPATVISNSSATSSPATTSDQRGDLKIGAGPPDPRGPPHPHVPDQRTVPARDRYVASSSADPSLKNPQWVDMSREGKGAPSEAVSGEQGGGLDVDQEWMSLVNTATQAIQKSGDMIGTNQARPPHPSQSQNWQLQSSMRSLDDASTPMDSGHLQDRLAQLERQLAAEQQRSEQLEDEVSQLRTENRKLQEDSRAAAQQLHQFTEWFFNTIDKT, from the exons ATGGAGAAAGTGCAGGTCATGAGCGTGGGTCCAGCCGCTTGTGTTGGCCGGGGCTCTGTTGGGCCTCCGCAGACCCTGAGGGGAGGCCCGCTTCCCACTCAGGACCAGAGTGCCGAGTACATGCGACCAAGAGACAGAAAGGGCAGCAAGGCCAACTCGGCCCTGACTTCACAGACGACAAATGTGATCAACAACAATGTGGAGGTGAATGGATTAGTGAACGGTGGAatcactaatagcaataataataacaataataacagtaatgttagtGATAGGGGGAATGCGCGCAAGAAAAGCACTGATGCCAAAAACCGTGAGCAAGGGACAATGGGttttgtgagtgagagagtgagagcactTAGTGTCAGCAACCGGCCAAAGACAAGCTCTTCGCACAGGTTTGGACCTCCAGACCTCCGTGCGTCTTACAATGAGAGACTGCGCTCGGGCCCCACAAGCCTGCAGCCccctggaaggggaggaggcagtggGCGCCCAGGtcaggaggttgggggaggtttTGTGTACATGCGAGGTACAGGTGGTCTGTATCGCAGCAACTCCTCACTGGAGCTGGACCATGATGCAGAAGAGCAACCTCCTGCGTCCCCCCTGCGCAGGGAGTACGGCTCCCATGGCTCCATCAATGTGGCTGCTGCTCCCCCAGAAACCCTTTTCAACATCCTAAGAGATCTCCAGCCAGCTGGTAGGATAGAACCCCCCTCAGCCTCTGCAGACAATGTGGCAGGAGCTGGTGAAGCTGAAGCCACATCCCCAAAGGTCAGGTCCAAGTTCCAGAAGCTCTGGGACAAGGACAAGTCATCCATATTCAAAAAACTGCGCTCTAGCAAGAGTACCGAGGGCAAGGCAGATAGCAAGTCTGATGTCAACTCTGAATCAAGTGTACCTTCAAGCTCGTCCAAGTCATCAAAAACTGGTGAAGccaatggagagacagacagccgaGGGGAAGAGTCTGTGGCCGCTGTTCCTGCCAGGAGGTCTGCCTTTGCCCACTATGACTGCCGCTCACTGGCAGCACACCTTACATCAGTCCACATGCGCTCCAGTCTCACTGAGAGGGCCAACACAACCACTGGAGCCTCAGCAGCAGCCATGGCAGGCTCAGGTGGATCTCAGCATGATAGCACTGAGGACTTAAGACCCGATGAGAGTGACCCTGGTGATGGAAGGTCCAATCACCTTGTTAACAG CTGCCCCTTCTTTCGGAATGAGCTTGGGGGGGAGAGTGAACGGGTCGTGAGTCTAAGCAGAGACTGGGGCTGTGGAACGAGATCTGGCTCTTCAACTGACCCACCTGTTCTTTATCGTTCTGTTGCTGCAACCACCATCGGCCTCTTGGAACCTTCCATGGGCCAGTCCCACTGGAGGACAACCCTTTGCCCCTATGTTAGAAGTCCCTACACGATAGAGGCAGTTGACCAGGGGGCGGGCTACTACCGCAGCTATTTCTGTGGACAAG AGCATCAGAACTGGCTTGGGGTCGATGATTCCTTAGGCCCTGTAGCAGTCagtataagaagagagaaagtggaagatgcAACTGACAGTGCCCACAGCTTGCCTACCTACCAGTATAGAATAATAGTCAGAACTTCAGAG CTTTTCAGTTGCCAAGGAACAGTTTTAGAGGAGAGCCTAGGCCGTCCAGGGGGAGAAAAAGGTCGTGGCCCGGGAGTGCGTGAGGTCCTGGAGTATGTTTGTCCACAGCTATCAGTTGGATGCCTTCGCCTGGGACATGCTACCTCACAGACAGAAGAGGCTTTGTTGAGACTGGATGAATTAGGGGTACACAAGAAATTTAAG ATTGGAGTCCTGTATTGCCGAGCTGGTCAAACGACAGAGGAGGAGATGTACAACAACGAGACTGCTGGTCCTGCATTTTCAGAATTCCTGGAGACTCTAGGCCAACGTGTCAGATTAAAAGACTTCGACAAATACAGAGGCGGACTTGACAAGAAGA cGGACTCCACAGGTTTGTACAGTGTGTATACCCAGTATCGTGACTTGGAGGTTATGTTCCACGTGTCAAcgctcctccccttcaccccaaaTAACCGCAAGCAGCTTCTTCGGAAACGACACATTGGCAACGATATCGTCACGATTATCTTCCAGGAGCCAGGTGCTCCCCCCTTCAGCCCAAAGCACATCCGCAGCCACTTCCAGCATGTTTTCATTGTGGTGCAGGCTGTCAACCCTTGCTCAGAAAATACACAGTATAG TGTGACTGTGAGCAGATTTCGAGATGTGCCAATGTTTGGACCCATGATGACTGAGGGAGCCACATTCCCCAAGTCAAAAACATTTGCAGAGTTCCTAATAGCAAAGG CCATCAATGGTGAGATTGCAGCCCTAAGGTCGGAAAAGTTTGCAGCCATGGCCACGCGCACCCGGCTTGAGTACCTGAAAGACCTCGCCCTCAACCAtacctcctccaccacactcGACACCTCCACCAAATTCT CATTAATGGGATTctcaagaggagggaagaaggataagagagcaATAAAATACATTTCTGATGCAAGTCTTCGTGGCGCTCTTTCCTGGCCGCTCTCTGTCAAGGACAATGCACTGCAACAAAAT GTTGACTGTGTGTTGGGTATATCTGTTGACTCTTTGGTTGTGTTGGAGGAGTCATCAGCTTCAGTCATCTTTGCTGCTCCTTGCAAGACTGTTATTGGCTGGACCATCAAACCTCTTCAGGG CTTGCGGATATTCTACCATCAAGGTGAATGTCTGCAGATCTACCTAAGGCAGGGCACCCCAGAGACTGATGCGGAGGAAATTATCGCTGAGATAGTTGCCAGATTGTCAGCTGTGACAGGGGGAGCAGAGACACAG GAGCTTGTGTTGCGACGGAATTCTGCTGGATTACTAGGGTTCAATGTGCAGCAAGATGGCGTGATAACAGAGGTGGAGACTTATGGCTTGGCATCTCAGTCTGGCCTAAGACAAGGGGCAAGGATTGTTGAG ATCTGCACAGTTGCTCTCTCAACGCTCTCCCAGGAGCAAATGGTGGACCTCCTCAAGACATCAATGACAGTGACTGTGTGCATTGTCCCTCCACATCTTGATGGAACTCCACGAAG GGGTTGCAATGTCCCAACTTGTGGATTCCTCcttgggggaagtgagggagactaTGAGAACCTGAACACACCTGAGGAGCTCTCTAGAAAGCATCTCAAGTCACGGCACAACCACACGTCCAG CTCTGGATATGGCACGGGCAGCTCATCACGCTCGTTTACTGTTGACCAGCGCAGTGGACATGACTACCATGACCAGGCTAGACTACAGCAGTCTGACTACCATGGGGAACGGCAAGATTACCAG aacaacagtaacaacaacagtaataccagcaacaacaatagtagcagcagcaacaacaacaacaatttaaaCAGTGATTACGATCGGACGGGTGACTATGATAGGACCCCAGACTACATGGGCACACTCTCCAGCACCAGTTCAGGTCATTCAAGTGACCGGTGGACAGAGCCTTTTGAGGAACCCCaggactcaccccctcccctcccagccagGTCAACTCAG GGCGCCAAGCGTCGTGGTGACCTCTTCCACTCCTCGTTCCATAACCGAGGGATGCCTGCCAGTGCTCCTCACTCCTcgtctccatcctcttcctcatcccatcccaattatgcctcccctccctcccatccaagtTACCCTCCCTCTGGTACCCCATCAGCAGGTTATGCTCCCTCTCTCGGCCAGAgctccctcacccctactcctatgctaacctcctccccttcccccacatcgcATTCCCACAATTCGGTGGGGATTTATGTGACCCCATACCACTCCTCTCACCTCAAGCCGGAGCTCGGCATGGGCGACTCAGCCAACTACGccgtccctcccccacacccacgtCCGCTGCACGTTTCACACGAGGAGGCTGCCCAT TTCCCAGGTTCTGGAGACTATGACAATGCCCCTCTTAAGCCTGTGGAAAGCCAGCGTGTGCGACAGAGTGCAGAGACCTCTGCATCTGTAACTCTCCAGTCATCTACAGTTTCACAGGGTCAA GTGAATGAGTACATTGCATGGAGGAATGAACGCCTCAACAGTAATGTCCGTTCGAGTAGTCTTCCCGGGTACCCAGCTCGCATACCAGGCCAAGACGAGAATAATTCTTCCACAGAACGACTGCACCCAACTCGCAGCGAAG ATGAGCTCTCAGGAAGCAGTGGCTCACCACATACTCGTcggaggatgaagggaggtaaCACAACACCCTCATCCACATCCTCCAGGAACCAGTCTCCGCGCACAGTCACCACTGAGGCTCGTCTCCGACAGGCAGCCACACCTAGGAAGAGCAGCCAGAGAAATTCAGCGAATTTAGGCTCTTCTAGTTTGCAGGAAGAGCTGTTCCGACTTATCAACCCGGATTATATCTCAGACACAGAATCACTGGCATCAAGGGAAGGTGCAGAAAGGCCCAGAGCATTCAGTGTCAGTCTGGGCACTGCTTCTACTGCAGGTCACAATGCTCAAGGCAGCAGAAGCAACAACAGCTCCCTGGACAGAGTGTCTGTTAAGTcaggaggaggaagtgtaaatggagagagagcaaGCCCTGGTCAGTCCCTAAGTGGCAACCCTAGCAATCCCACCATACATACACAGGGCCCTTCACCTCCCCAGCCCCCAGGAGTCAACTACCGAGGCTTCCCAATGTCTCAGAGCATGCCTCAGCACCTTTCATCTGCTGCTCCTACCCCAACCCATGGACAGATCTCCCCTGATCCCAACCATAATGTCCCCTCACGGACAGAAGTGGCAGAGGTGGTAGTGCTAACAGCCAGACCAGCCACTGTCATATCCAATTCATCAGCCACGTCAAGTCCTGCTACAACCAGTGACCAGCGTGGGGACCTCAAGATTGGAGCTGGCCCTCCAGATCCTCGTGGTCCCCCACACCCACATGTACCTGACCAAAGAACAGTACCTGCAAGAGACAG
- the LOC113821102 gene encoding signal-induced proliferation-associated 1-like protein 1 isoform X5 yields the protein MEKVQVMSVGPAACVGRGSVGPPQTLRGGPLPTQDQSAEYMRPRDRKGSKANSALTSQTTNVINNNVEVNGLVNGGITNSNNNNNNNSNVSDRGNARKKSTDAKNREQGTMGFVSERVRALSVSNRPKTSSSHRFGPPDLRASYNERLRSGPTSLQPPGRGGGSGRPGQEVGGGFVYMRGTGGLYRSNSSLELDHDAEEQPPASPLRREYGSHGSINVAAAPPETLFNILRDLQPAGRIEPPSASADNVAGAGEAEATSPKVRSKFQKLWDKDKSSIFKKLRSSKSTEGKADSKSDVNSESSVPSSSSKSSKTGEANGETDSRGEESVAAVPARRSAFAHYDCRSLAAHLTSVHMRSSLTERANTTTGASAAAMAGSGGSQHDSTEDLRPDESDPGDGRSNHLVNSCPFFRNELGGESERVVSLSRDWGCGTRSGSSTDPPVLYRSVAATTIGLLEPSMGQSHWRTTLCPYVRSPYTIEAVDQGAGYYRSYFCGQEHQNWLGVDDSLGPVAVSIRREKVEDATDSAHSLPTYQYRIIVRTSELFSCQGTVLEESLGRPGGEKGRGPGVREVLEYVCPQLSVGCLRLGHATSQTEEALLRLDELGVHKKFKIGVLYCRAGQTTEEEMYNNETAGPAFSEFLETLGQRVRLKDFDKYRGGLDKKTDSTGLYSVYTQYRDLEVMFHVSTLLPFTPNNRKQLLRKRHIGNDIVTIIFQEPGAPPFSPKHIRSHFQHVFIVVQAVNPCSENTQYSVTVSRFRDVPMFGPMMTEGATFPKSKTFAEFLIAKAINGEIAALRSEKFAAMATRTRLEYLKDLALNHTSSTTLDTSTKFSLMGFSRGGKKDKRAIKYISDASLRGALSWPLSVKDNALQQNVDCVLGISVDSLVVLEESSASVIFAAPCKTVIGWTIKPLQGLRIFYHQGECLQIYLRQGTPETDAEEIIAEIVARLSAVTGGAETQELVLRRNSAGLLGFNVQQDGVITEVETYGLASQSGLRQGARIVEICTVALSTLSQEQMVDLLKTSMTVTVCIVPPHLDGTPRRGCNVPTCGFLLGGSEGDYENLNTPEELSRKHLKSRHNHTSSSGYGTGSSSRSFTVDQRSGHDYHDQARLQQSDYHGERQDYQGAKRRGDLFHSSFHNRGMPASAPHSSSPSSSSSHPNYASPPSHPSYPPSGTPSAGYAPSLGQSSLTPTPMLTSSPSPTSHSHNSVGIYVTPYHSSHLKPELGMGDSANYAVPPPHPRPLHVSHEEAAHFPGSGDYDNAPLKPVESQRVRQSAETSASVTLQSSTVSQGQVNEYIAWRNERLNSNVRSSSLPGYPARIPGQDENNSSTERLHPTRSEDELSGSSGSPHTRRRMKGGNTTPSSTSSRNQSPRTVTTEARLRQAATPRKSSQRNSANLGSSSLQEELFRLINPDYISDTESLASREGAERPRAFSVSLGTASTAGHNAQGSRSNNSSLDRVSVKSGGGSVNGERASPGQSLSGNPSNPTIHTQGPSPPQPPGVNYRGFPMSQSMPQHLSSAAPTPTHGQISPDPNHNVPSRTEVAEVVVLTARPATVISNSSATSSPATTSDQRGDLKIGAGPPDPRGPPHPHVPDQRTVPARDRYVASSSADPSLKNPQWVDMSREGKGAPSEAVSGEQGGGLDVDQEWMSLVNTATQAIQKSGDMIGTNQARPPHPSQSQNWQLQSSMRSLDDASTPMDSGHLQDRLAQLERQLAAEQQRSEQLEDEVSQLRTENRKLQEDSRAAAQQLHQFTEWFFNTIDKT from the exons ATGGAGAAAGTGCAGGTCATGAGCGTGGGTCCAGCCGCTTGTGTTGGCCGGGGCTCTGTTGGGCCTCCGCAGACCCTGAGGGGAGGCCCGCTTCCCACTCAGGACCAGAGTGCCGAGTACATGCGACCAAGAGACAGAAAGGGCAGCAAGGCCAACTCGGCCCTGACTTCACAGACGACAAATGTGATCAACAACAATGTGGAGGTGAATGGATTAGTGAACGGTGGAatcactaatagcaataataataacaataataacagtaatgttagtGATAGGGGGAATGCGCGCAAGAAAAGCACTGATGCCAAAAACCGTGAGCAAGGGACAATGGGttttgtgagtgagagagtgagagcactTAGTGTCAGCAACCGGCCAAAGACAAGCTCTTCGCACAGGTTTGGACCTCCAGACCTCCGTGCGTCTTACAATGAGAGACTGCGCTCGGGCCCCACAAGCCTGCAGCCccctggaaggggaggaggcagtggGCGCCCAGGtcaggaggttgggggaggtttTGTGTACATGCGAGGTACAGGTGGTCTGTATCGCAGCAACTCCTCACTGGAGCTGGACCATGATGCAGAAGAGCAACCTCCTGCGTCCCCCCTGCGCAGGGAGTACGGCTCCCATGGCTCCATCAATGTGGCTGCTGCTCCCCCAGAAACCCTTTTCAACATCCTAAGAGATCTCCAGCCAGCTGGTAGGATAGAACCCCCCTCAGCCTCTGCAGACAATGTGGCAGGAGCTGGTGAAGCTGAAGCCACATCCCCAAAGGTCAGGTCCAAGTTCCAGAAGCTCTGGGACAAGGACAAGTCATCCATATTCAAAAAACTGCGCTCTAGCAAGAGTACCGAGGGCAAGGCAGATAGCAAGTCTGATGTCAACTCTGAATCAAGTGTACCTTCAAGCTCGTCCAAGTCATCAAAAACTGGTGAAGccaatggagagacagacagccgaGGGGAAGAGTCTGTGGCCGCTGTTCCTGCCAGGAGGTCTGCCTTTGCCCACTATGACTGCCGCTCACTGGCAGCACACCTTACATCAGTCCACATGCGCTCCAGTCTCACTGAGAGGGCCAACACAACCACTGGAGCCTCAGCAGCAGCCATGGCAGGCTCAGGTGGATCTCAGCATGATAGCACTGAGGACTTAAGACCCGATGAGAGTGACCCTGGTGATGGAAGGTCCAATCACCTTGTTAACAG CTGCCCCTTCTTTCGGAATGAGCTTGGGGGGGAGAGTGAACGGGTCGTGAGTCTAAGCAGAGACTGGGGCTGTGGAACGAGATCTGGCTCTTCAACTGACCCACCTGTTCTTTATCGTTCTGTTGCTGCAACCACCATCGGCCTCTTGGAACCTTCCATGGGCCAGTCCCACTGGAGGACAACCCTTTGCCCCTATGTTAGAAGTCCCTACACGATAGAGGCAGTTGACCAGGGGGCGGGCTACTACCGCAGCTATTTCTGTGGACAAG AGCATCAGAACTGGCTTGGGGTCGATGATTCCTTAGGCCCTGTAGCAGTCagtataagaagagagaaagtggaagatgcAACTGACAGTGCCCACAGCTTGCCTACCTACCAGTATAGAATAATAGTCAGAACTTCAGAG CTTTTCAGTTGCCAAGGAACAGTTTTAGAGGAGAGCCTAGGCCGTCCAGGGGGAGAAAAAGGTCGTGGCCCGGGAGTGCGTGAGGTCCTGGAGTATGTTTGTCCACAGCTATCAGTTGGATGCCTTCGCCTGGGACATGCTACCTCACAGACAGAAGAGGCTTTGTTGAGACTGGATGAATTAGGGGTACACAAGAAATTTAAG ATTGGAGTCCTGTATTGCCGAGCTGGTCAAACGACAGAGGAGGAGATGTACAACAACGAGACTGCTGGTCCTGCATTTTCAGAATTCCTGGAGACTCTAGGCCAACGTGTCAGATTAAAAGACTTCGACAAATACAGAGGCGGACTTGACAAGAAGA cGGACTCCACAGGTTTGTACAGTGTGTATACCCAGTATCGTGACTTGGAGGTTATGTTCCACGTGTCAAcgctcctccccttcaccccaaaTAACCGCAAGCAGCTTCTTCGGAAACGACACATTGGCAACGATATCGTCACGATTATCTTCCAGGAGCCAGGTGCTCCCCCCTTCAGCCCAAAGCACATCCGCAGCCACTTCCAGCATGTTTTCATTGTGGTGCAGGCTGTCAACCCTTGCTCAGAAAATACACAGTATAG TGTGACTGTGAGCAGATTTCGAGATGTGCCAATGTTTGGACCCATGATGACTGAGGGAGCCACATTCCCCAAGTCAAAAACATTTGCAGAGTTCCTAATAGCAAAGG CCATCAATGGTGAGATTGCAGCCCTAAGGTCGGAAAAGTTTGCAGCCATGGCCACGCGCACCCGGCTTGAGTACCTGAAAGACCTCGCCCTCAACCAtacctcctccaccacactcGACACCTCCACCAAATTCT CATTAATGGGATTctcaagaggagggaagaaggataagagagcaATAAAATACATTTCTGATGCAAGTCTTCGTGGCGCTCTTTCCTGGCCGCTCTCTGTCAAGGACAATGCACTGCAACAAAAT GTTGACTGTGTGTTGGGTATATCTGTTGACTCTTTGGTTGTGTTGGAGGAGTCATCAGCTTCAGTCATCTTTGCTGCTCCTTGCAAGACTGTTATTGGCTGGACCATCAAACCTCTTCAGGG CTTGCGGATATTCTACCATCAAGGTGAATGTCTGCAGATCTACCTAAGGCAGGGCACCCCAGAGACTGATGCGGAGGAAATTATCGCTGAGATAGTTGCCAGATTGTCAGCTGTGACAGGGGGAGCAGAGACACAG GAGCTTGTGTTGCGACGGAATTCTGCTGGATTACTAGGGTTCAATGTGCAGCAAGATGGCGTGATAACAGAGGTGGAGACTTATGGCTTGGCATCTCAGTCTGGCCTAAGACAAGGGGCAAGGATTGTTGAG ATCTGCACAGTTGCTCTCTCAACGCTCTCCCAGGAGCAAATGGTGGACCTCCTCAAGACATCAATGACAGTGACTGTGTGCATTGTCCCTCCACATCTTGATGGAACTCCACGAAG GGGTTGCAATGTCCCAACTTGTGGATTCCTCcttgggggaagtgagggagactaTGAGAACCTGAACACACCTGAGGAGCTCTCTAGAAAGCATCTCAAGTCACGGCACAACCACACGTCCAG CTCTGGATATGGCACGGGCAGCTCATCACGCTCGTTTACTGTTGACCAGCGCAGTGGACATGACTACCATGACCAGGCTAGACTACAGCAGTCTGACTACCATGGGGAACGGCAAGATTACCAG GGCGCCAAGCGTCGTGGTGACCTCTTCCACTCCTCGTTCCATAACCGAGGGATGCCTGCCAGTGCTCCTCACTCCTcgtctccatcctcttcctcatcccatcccaattatgcctcccctccctcccatccaagtTACCCTCCCTCTGGTACCCCATCAGCAGGTTATGCTCCCTCTCTCGGCCAGAgctccctcacccctactcctatgctaacctcctccccttcccccacatcgcATTCCCACAATTCGGTGGGGATTTATGTGACCCCATACCACTCCTCTCACCTCAAGCCGGAGCTCGGCATGGGCGACTCAGCCAACTACGccgtccctcccccacacccacgtCCGCTGCACGTTTCACACGAGGAGGCTGCCCAT TTCCCAGGTTCTGGAGACTATGACAATGCCCCTCTTAAGCCTGTGGAAAGCCAGCGTGTGCGACAGAGTGCAGAGACCTCTGCATCTGTAACTCTCCAGTCATCTACAGTTTCACAGGGTCAA GTGAATGAGTACATTGCATGGAGGAATGAACGCCTCAACAGTAATGTCCGTTCGAGTAGTCTTCCCGGGTACCCAGCTCGCATACCAGGCCAAGACGAGAATAATTCTTCCACAGAACGACTGCACCCAACTCGCAGCGAAG ATGAGCTCTCAGGAAGCAGTGGCTCACCACATACTCGTcggaggatgaagggaggtaaCACAACACCCTCATCCACATCCTCCAGGAACCAGTCTCCGCGCACAGTCACCACTGAGGCTCGTCTCCGACAGGCAGCCACACCTAGGAAGAGCAGCCAGAGAAATTCAGCGAATTTAGGCTCTTCTAGTTTGCAGGAAGAGCTGTTCCGACTTATCAACCCGGATTATATCTCAGACACAGAATCACTGGCATCAAGGGAAGGTGCAGAAAGGCCCAGAGCATTCAGTGTCAGTCTGGGCACTGCTTCTACTGCAGGTCACAATGCTCAAGGCAGCAGAAGCAACAACAGCTCCCTGGACAGAGTGTCTGTTAAGTcaggaggaggaagtgtaaatggagagagagcaaGCCCTGGTCAGTCCCTAAGTGGCAACCCTAGCAATCCCACCATACATACACAGGGCCCTTCACCTCCCCAGCCCCCAGGAGTCAACTACCGAGGCTTCCCAATGTCTCAGAGCATGCCTCAGCACCTTTCATCTGCTGCTCCTACCCCAACCCATGGACAGATCTCCCCTGATCCCAACCATAATGTCCCCTCACGGACAGAAGTGGCAGAGGTGGTAGTGCTAACAGCCAGACCAGCCACTGTCATATCCAATTCATCAGCCACGTCAAGTCCTGCTACAACCAGTGACCAGCGTGGGGACCTCAAGATTGGAGCTGGCCCTCCAGATCCTCGTGGTCCCCCACACCCACATGTACCTGACCAAAGAACAGTACCTGCAAGAGACAG